One genomic segment of Naumovozyma castellii chromosome 9, complete genome includes these proteins:
- the WSC2 gene encoding Wsc2p (ancestral locus Anc_3.78) has product MNPIFFLFTCTLIWKCTRAADLFNYQGCYDASDMEELGMTSKGSYMYQSQSYCQQQCAGYQFAALYQGDQCYCGKDASVLAKLQSSGTCSVACAGWPYQTCGGTSAMEVYVDASVSVSSGSSASSTSEASSVSSLSTSASKSSSKKATTSSSSSSSTSSTSSITTTLQPSSSSATSSSSSASVAVSSSASSVSSSSSTSSSSSSASSSSSSSSVILTSLRYTTHIVTKSVITQSNQQPKTIIVTTTSVVETSSPSTSSTTNNSINNKSTSGKSKKLSGGAIAGIVIGVVFGVIIIAAILILFLVYKHRQNKINMDENKQYQPYSFGDEDANPIIIPNSNKFSQQRALSSKTTTSTSLPMASTVAAAGTSTKNWHLPSRNNTSNSTPSFGIIPKSGNGNNNNNNQDIPHTVFEEDEDNEQPQMSNPLLRPPNPTHGSFYDGVQRFSATSLPDMMQERNNLRIVNPDDEYDDDSIKNEADDSYNVNTSTDNSDV; this is encoded by the coding sequence CccatattttttcttttcactTGTACGCTTATATGGAAATGCACAAGGGCAGCAGACCTTTTCAATTACCAAGGTTGTTACGACGCTTCAGATATGGAGGAACTGGGCATGACCTCGAAAGGTTCCTACATGTACCAATCTCAATCTTATTGTCAGCAACAATGTGCAGGTTATCAGTTCGCAGCACTTTATCAGGGGGACCAATGTTACTGTGGCAAGGATGCCAGCGTATTGGCAAAATTACAATCATCTGGCACTTGCTCAGTCGCATGTGCAGGTTGGCCATATCAAACTTGTGGTGGGACCTCCGCCATGGAAGTCTATGTGGATGCTTCCGTCTCCGTTTCCTCGGGTTCTTCTGCATCGTCGACATCTGAAGCTTCCAGTGTCTCATCTTTGTCTACATCTGCATCAAAATCGAGTAGTAAGAAAGCAACAACAAGCTCATCATCGTCGTCATCAACATCCTCAACATCATCCATAACCACTACCTTGCAGccttcatcatcatctgccacttcgtcatcgtcatccGCATCTGTTGcagtttcatcatctgcCAGTTCAGTATCCTCCTCGTCATCGACTTCCTCTTCCTCGTCATCtgcatcttcttcttcctcatcatcttcagtAATACTCACATCTTTGAGGTATACTACGCATATCGTCACAAAATCTGTGATAACACAATCAAATCAACAACCAAAGACAATTATAGTGACCACAACATCCGTCGTGGAAACATCTTCACCATCCACctcttcaacaacaaataattccataaataataaatctaCATCAGGGAAGAGTAAAAAACTAAGTGGTGGTGCCATCGCTGGTATTGTCATTGGTGTTGTATTCGGTGTCATTATAATAGCCGCTATCCTAATTCTTTTCCTTGTCTATAAGCATCGTCAAAATAAGATAAATATGGAtgaaaacaaacaatatcAACCATATTCATTCGGTGACGAAGATGCAAATCCAATCATAATACCAAATAGTAACAAATTTAGTCAACAAAGAGCATTATCTTCCAAGACAACAACCAGTACATCATTACCAATGGCATCCACCGTCGCTGCCGCTGGTACATCTACAAAGAATTGGCATTTACCATCAAGGAATAACACTTCAAATAGCACACCATCATTCGGAATAATACCGAAAAGTGGGaatggtaataataataataacaatcaAGACATCCCTCATACTGTAtttgaagaggatgaagataatgaacAGCCACAAATGTCAAATCCATTATTAAGACCACCAAACCCAACTCATGGTTCATTCTATGATGGTGTACAAAGATTTAGTGCTACTTCATTACCAGACATGAtgcaagaaagaaataactTACGTATCGTCAATCCGGATGACGAGTATGACGATGACTCGATAAAGAATGAAGCTGATGACAGTTATAATGTCAATACTTCAACTGATAATTCGGACGTTTAA